A single Metarhizium brunneum chromosome 5, complete sequence DNA region contains:
- the pdb1 gene encoding Pyruvate dehydrogenase E1 component subunit beta, whose amino-acid sequence MSRILRPAARLALSSRAAAIKTPAAAAFTQTPRAVTTPVFFGAQQSRKYAEGAGVKEYTVREALNEALAEELESNPKVFILGEEVAQYNGAYKVTKGLLDRFGDKRVIDTPITESGFCGLAIGAALSGLHPVCEFMTFNFAMQAIDQIVNSAGKTLYMSGGIQPCNITFRGPNGFAAGVAAQHSQDYSAWYGSVPGLKVVSPWSAEDAKGLLKAAIRDPNPVVVLENELMYGQSFPMSEAAQKDDFVLPFGKAKVERAGKDLTIVSLSRCVGQSLVAAENLKKNYGIEAEVINLRSVKPLDIETIVKSVKKTHRLLSVESGFPHYGVGAEILALTMEYAFDYLDAPAQRVTGADVPTPYAQKLEEMSFPTEKVIEDYAAKLLRV is encoded by the exons ATGTCCCGTATTCTCCGACCGGCCGCCCGCCTGGCGCTCTCATCACGAGCTGCTGCCATCAAGACtcccgccgctgccgccttCACCCAGACCCCCCGAGCCGTAACCACTCCTGTCTTCTTCGGCGCTCAACAGAGCAGGAAATATGCGGAGGGAGCCGGCGTCAAGGAATATACTGTCCGCGAGGCTCTGAACGAGGCCCTCGCTGAGGAACTGGAGTCCAACCCCAAGGTTTTCATCCTGGGTGAGGAAGTTGCGCAGTACAATGGTGCCTACAAGGTCACCAAGGGTCTTTTGGATCGTTTCGGCGACAAACGTGTCATCGACACCCCCATCACCGAGTCCGGTTTCTGCGGACTCGCCATTGGAGCTGCTCTAAGCGGCCTGCACCCTGTT TGCGAGTTCATGACCTTCAACTTCGCCATGCAGGCCATCGATCAGATCGTCAACTCTGCCGGAAAGACTCTTTACATGTCCGGCGGTATCCAGCCGTGCAACATCACCTTCCGTGGTCCCAATGGCTTTGCCGCTGGTGTTGCCGCTCAGCACTCCCAGGACTACTCCGCCTGGTATGGCAGCGTCCCTGGCCTCAAGGTTGTCTCCCCCTGGAGCGCCGAGGATGCCAAGGGTCTTCTCAAGGCTGCTATCCGCGATCCCaaccccgtcgtcgtcctcgaaaACGAACTCATGTACGGCCAGTCCTTCCCCATGTCCGAGGCCGCCCAGAAAGATGATTTCGTGCTGCCCTTCGGTAAGGCCAAGGTAGAGCGTGCCGGAAAGGATCTCACCATCGTCTCTCTCTCCCGGTGTGTTGGTCAGTCTCTGgtcgccgccgagaaccTGAAGAAGAATTATGGCATCGAGGCTGAGGTCATCAACCTGCGTTCCGTCAAGCCTCTCGACATTGAAACCATTGTCAAGTCCGTCAAGAAGACCCACCGTCTTCTCTCCGTTGAGTCCGGCTTCCCCCACTACGGTGTTGGCGCCGAGATTCTTGCCCTGACTATGGAGTACGCTTTTGACTACCTTGATGCTCCTGCTCAGCGAGTCACTGGCGCCGACGTGCCCACTCCTTACGCCCAGAAGCTCGAGGAAATGAGCTTCCCTACTGAGAAGGTCATCGAGGATTACGCCGCCAAGCTGTTGCGAGTCTAA